The following coding sequences lie in one Zingiber officinale cultivar Zhangliang chromosome 2B, Zo_v1.1, whole genome shotgun sequence genomic window:
- the LOC122046156 gene encoding ethylene-responsive transcription factor-like protein At4g13040, with protein MVSIRRRRYLGLCSGKSSFPVVLPKPIEHNISVGNSNPHVNLNSVHPFPSVDASLAETEDKSTTFPGSSNAFESSMSMEEPKNYSPGKEIKCRKRHRKRHHEDQKPCIMRGVYFKNMKWQAAIKVDKKQIHLGTVGSQEEAARLYDRAAFMCGREPNFGLSDREKEELRQFDWEEFLALTRSTINNKKHQRKFSTVGQQNKLETKTTDSNWELGGGARQSSISDDDDDVDSDTPVS; from the exons ATGGTTAGCATAAGAAGGAGAAGATATTTGGGGCTTTGTTCCG GGAAAAGTTCCTTTCCTGTTGTGCTTCCTAAGCCAATCGAGCATAACATTTCTGTGGGCAATTCTAATCCACATGTGAATCTAAATAGTGTGCATCCTTTTCCTTCAGTTGACGCAAGTCTTGCAGAGACG GAAGACAAGTCCACAACATTTCCTGGATCCTCAAATGCCTTTGAATCAAGCATGTCGATGGAGGAACCAAAGAATTACAGCCCAG GCAAAGAAATTAAATGCAGAAAGCGACATAGAAAAAGGCACCATGAAGACCAGAAGCCATGCATAATGAGAGGAGTATATTTTAAGAACATGAAATGGCAAGCGGCAATAAAAGTCGACAAGAAACAAATTCACCTAGGGACAGTTGGATCTCAGGAAGAAGCTGCACGATTGTATGACAG AGCAGCTTTCATGTGTGGGAGAGAACCTAATTTTGGGCTCTCAGATAGGGAGAAAGAAGAGCTTAGGCAATTCGACTGGGAAGAGTTTTTGGCCCTAACTCGGAGTACAATCAACAACAAGA AGCACCAGAGAAAGTTCAGTACTGTAGGGCAGCAAAACAAGTTGGAGACTAAAACCACAGATAGCAACTGGGAACTTGGAGGAGGAGCTCGTCAGTCATCTATCTCGGACGATGACGATGATGTTGATTCCGATACGCCTGTCTCATAA